CATGTTCACGTCCGAAACAATCAGGTCGACCGGCTCAAGGCTGTAAAGCTTTTCAATAGCGTCAAGGCCATCCTCGGCGGTGCTGACCTTGAAGCCTTCGCCCTTGAGAACAAAGGCTACCAGATTACGGATAGTCTTGGAGTCGTCTACGACCATAATATGTTTTTTCATAGGTGATCCTGTCCGTCTGTTGTTGGCTGCCGTACAAAATTTCACCGAACTCTAGAGATTATTCAGACTATTGGCAAGTCGAACCGTATGCTGTCTCAGCTAGGCAGACGATCAGACTTCAATAAGTTTGTCGACAATCAGTTCCGGGTCGATAATACCGTGGAGGCGTTCCTTGATATTGGCGAGGCCGCACAGAAAATCTGCCCCTTCGCCAAGTTGCGCCTCAATGTTCCAGCTGATGCTGTCTTTTGAAACCATGTACATGGTATGTATTTTGTCGATAATAAGGCCAAGCTGCATGTCTTCTGTGCCACAAACGATGATAAAGCTCTTTTCGGTATAGCGCTTTGTCTGGTCCGTGGTCAGCAATGCATCCAGGTGCAGCAGTGGCGTAACCTTGCCGCGCAAGTTGACAACACCAGCAATAAAGGGGGGCGCCATGGGCAGCCGGGTCAGCGGCATGTAGCGCAGCACCTCGACAATTACCGGCACTGGCAGCAAAAAAACCTGTTCGCGCACATAGAACGAAACCATCTGTACCTGTTCTTCTGCCGCAAGCCTTGTGCGCAAGGAAGGCCGGGCAGTTTCTGCTTCTGCATGCCCGCCATGATGGGCTGGGCGCGCTTGGTCTTTTGCTTCTCCTGCTGCGCCAGCCATCACCTGCTCCGGTTCGAGCACCGGCATGGTCTGCAACGCATCGCTGCCCAGATATTTTTGCACAAAGGCCTGTTCCGCAGCGCTCAGCGCTGCGTCTGCCGCTTGAGGCACGTCCAGGCACTGGTCTGCAAAGTACTCTTCGGGCGTTTTTACCATAGTTTTACCACTTCTTCTGCAAGCGAATTATACCCGAGCGCACCCTTTGAGCGGGCGTCGATATCATAAATGGTGCACCCCTGGGCGCTGGCCTCACGAAAGTGCGTGTCCACCCCAATGACCGTTGTAAACATGGATTGCCCCATTTTGCGGCGCATCAGTTCAAGTACCCGCGTGCAGGCTTTTGCTCTTCTGTCATACATGGTGGGCACCGCCCGGTAGCGTACGGGCCTGCCCAGGGCCTTGTTCAACGTGTGCAGCGTGTCGAACAGCAGCTTGAGCCCGTGCAAGGCAAGAAAATCTGTCTGGATCGGAATTATCAGCAGGTCTGCGGCGACCAGCGCATTGACCAGCAGAATGCCCACATGGGGCGGACAATCCAGAATTATGTAATCGTACTCATCGCGCACATGCGTGAGGCTGCGGAGGAGCACACTTCCCTTGGCCTGGCGCTCACGAAAGTCAACTTCAAGCTCTGAAAGCCGTATGCTGCCCGGCGCCACATCCATCCCCGGCAGCGCCTGCACATGGATAAGATCGGGCC
Above is a window of Desulfovibrio desulfuricans DSM 642 DNA encoding:
- a CDS encoding chemotaxis protein CheW; translated protein: MVKTPEEYFADQCLDVPQAADAALSAAEQAFVQKYLGSDALQTMPVLEPEQVMAGAAGEAKDQARPAHHGGHAEAETARPSLRTRLAAEEQVQMVSFYVREQVFLLPVPVIVEVLRYMPLTRLPMAPPFIAGVVNLRGKVTPLLHLDALLTTDQTKRYTEKSFIIVCGTEDMQLGLIIDKIHTMYMVSKDSISWNIEAQLGEGADFLCGLANIKERLHGIIDPELIVDKLIEV
- a CDS encoding ParA family protein translates to MCAKVLAIANQKGGVGKTTTSISLSSALARMGKKVLVLDLDPHACATLHARIYPEGITCSLHDLFLAQEDAWPVIWPDLIHVQALPGMDVAPGSIRLSELEVDFRERQAKGSVLLRSLTHVRDEYDYIILDCPPHVGILLVNALVAADLLIIPIQTDFLALHGLKLLFDTLHTLNKALGRPVRYRAVPTMYDRRAKACTRVLELMRRKMGQSMFTTVIGVDTHFREASAQGCTIYDIDARSKGALGYNSLAEEVVKLW